The proteins below come from a single Kosakonia sp. SMBL-WEM22 genomic window:
- the sirB2 gene encoding invasion regulator SirB2: MCLFNILITLHLTSVALTISLFTLRYWWRWSNNPRFQARWVRVVPHIVDSILLLSGVGLIGLTGYLPFTVKGAWLTEKLFGVIIYIVLGFIALGRHRPRGQQAGFIAFMLGLVVLYIIIKLAATKVPILG; the protein is encoded by the coding sequence ATGTGCCTCTTTAACATCCTGATTACGTTACATTTGACGTCGGTGGCGCTGACCATTAGCCTGTTCACCCTGCGTTACTGGTGGCGCTGGAGCAACAATCCCCGCTTTCAGGCGCGTTGGGTGCGGGTAGTACCGCATATCGTCGATAGCATTTTGCTATTAAGCGGCGTGGGGTTGATAGGCCTGACCGGCTATTTGCCTTTTACTGTTAAAGGCGCATGGCTGACTGAAAAGCTGTTTGGCGTTATCATCTATATCGTTTTGGGTTTTATTGCGCTCGGGCGACATCGTCCGCGCGGCCAGCAGGCAGGTTTTATTGCCTTTATGCTGGGGCTGGTGGTGCTGTACATCATCATTAAACTCGCCGCCACAAAAGTACCGATACTGGGGTAA
- the prmC gene encoding peptide chain release factor N(5)-glutamine methyltransferase yields the protein MEFQQWLREAASQLRESESPRRDAEILLGFVTGKARTYILAFGETRLADEQQAQLAALLARRVRGEPVAHLIGEREFWSLPLFVSPATLIPRPDTECLVEQALARLPAAPCRILDLGTGTGAIALALASERPDCQVTAVDLVPEAVALAQRNADHLGIRNIEIVQSRWFSALEGQAFSLIVSNPPYIDAQDPHLAQGDVRFEPLSALVAADNGLADLHMLIKDAPRYLLPQGWLLLEHGWQQGAAVREIFARYGWQQVETCRDYGDNERLTLGRRP from the coding sequence ATGGAGTTTCAACAGTGGTTGCGTGAGGCCGCAAGCCAGCTGCGCGAAAGCGAGAGTCCGCGGCGGGATGCCGAGATTTTGCTCGGCTTTGTCACCGGCAAAGCGCGCACCTATATTCTCGCCTTCGGGGAAACGCGTCTTGCGGACGAGCAGCAGGCGCAGCTTGCTGCGTTACTGGCCCGACGTGTGCGCGGCGAGCCGGTCGCGCACCTGATTGGCGAGCGTGAATTCTGGTCGCTGCCGCTCTTTGTCTCGCCCGCCACGCTGATTCCACGCCCCGATACGGAATGCCTGGTTGAGCAGGCGCTCGCCCGGCTTCCCGCCGCGCCGTGTCGCATCCTGGATTTAGGTACCGGCACCGGCGCCATTGCGCTGGCGCTGGCCAGCGAGCGGCCAGATTGCCAGGTCACCGCTGTCGATCTCGTCCCTGAGGCGGTCGCGCTGGCGCAGCGTAACGCCGACCATCTCGGCATTCGCAATATCGAGATTGTGCAGAGCCGCTGGTTTAGCGCCCTGGAGGGGCAAGCCTTTTCGCTTATCGTCAGCAACCCGCCCTATATTGATGCGCAGGATCCCCATCTGGCGCAGGGCGATGTGCGCTTTGAACCGCTCAGCGCACTGGTGGCAGCGGATAACGGCCTTGCGGATCTGCATATGCTGATTAAAGACGCGCCGCGCTACTTACTGCCGCAGGGCTGGTTGTTGCTGGAGCATGGCTGGCAGCAGGGTGCCGCGGTGCGCGAGATTTTTGCCCGCTACGGCTGGCAGCAGGTGGAAACCTGCCGGGATTATGGTGATAACGAACGCCTGACACTGGGACGGCGGCCGTAA
- the prfA gene encoding peptide chain release factor 1, producing the protein MKPSIVAKLEALHERHEEVQALLGDAQTIADQDRFRALSREYAQLSDVSRCFTDWRQTQDDIETAQMMLDDPEMREMAQEELRDAKERSEQLEQHLQVLLLPKDPDDERNAFVEVRAGTGGDEAALFAGDLFRMYSRYAEARRWRVEIMSANEGEHGGYKEVIAKISGDGVYGRLKFESGGHRVQRVPATESQGRIHTSACTVAVMPELPEAELPDINPADLRIDTFRSSGAGGQHVNTTDSAIRITHLPTGIVVECQDERSQHKNKAKALSVLGARIHAAEVAKRQQTEASTRRNLLGSGDRSDRNRTYNFPQGRVTDHRINLTLYRLDEVMEGKLDALIEPIVQEYQADQLAALSEQD; encoded by the coding sequence ATGAAGCCTTCTATCGTTGCCAAACTGGAAGCCCTGCATGAACGCCATGAAGAAGTACAGGCGCTGCTGGGTGACGCGCAAACCATCGCCGATCAGGATCGCTTCCGCGCCCTGTCGCGCGAATATGCGCAGCTGAGCGACGTTTCCCGCTGTTTTACCGACTGGCGACAGACGCAGGACGATATCGAAACTGCGCAGATGATGCTCGACGACCCCGAAATGCGCGAAATGGCGCAGGAGGAGTTACGCGACGCAAAAGAGAGAAGCGAGCAGCTTGAACAGCATTTACAGGTGCTGCTGCTGCCGAAAGATCCTGATGATGAGCGCAACGCGTTTGTCGAAGTGCGCGCCGGTACCGGCGGGGATGAAGCCGCCCTGTTTGCCGGCGATCTGTTCCGCATGTACAGCCGTTATGCCGAGGCCCGCCGCTGGCGCGTCGAGATCATGAGCGCCAATGAAGGCGAACATGGTGGTTATAAAGAGGTGATTGCCAAAATCAGCGGCGACGGCGTCTATGGCCGTCTGAAGTTTGAGTCGGGCGGTCACCGTGTGCAGCGCGTGCCGGCCACCGAATCGCAGGGGCGCATTCACACCTCCGCCTGTACCGTTGCGGTGATGCCGGAGTTGCCGGAGGCGGAGCTGCCGGATATCAACCCGGCGGATCTGCGTATCGACACCTTCCGCTCCTCCGGCGCGGGCGGCCAGCACGTTAACACCACTGATTCAGCGATCCGTATTACCCACTTGCCAACCGGGATTGTGGTGGAGTGCCAGGATGAGCGCTCGCAGCATAAAAACAAAGCCAAAGCGCTCTCCGTGCTCGGGGCGCGTATCCACGCTGCCGAAGTGGCGAAACGCCAGCAGACGGAGGCCTCCACGCGTCGTAACCTGCTCGGCAGCGGCGATCGCAGCGACCGTAACCGCACCTATAACTTCCCGCAGGGTCGCGTAACCGACCACCGCATCAACCTGACGCTCTACCGCCTGGATGAAGTGATGGAAGGCAAGCTCGATGCGCTGATCGAACCGATCGTGCAGGAGTACCAGGCCGACCAGCTGGCGGCGCTCTCCGAGCAGGATTGA
- the hemA gene encoding glutamyl-tRNA reductase, with amino-acid sequence MTLLALGINHKTAPVALRERIAFSPETLDQALESLLAQPMVQGGVVLSTCNRTELYLSVEERENLQEALVRWLCDYHHLREDEVRQSLYWHEDNDAVSHLMRVASGLDSLVLGEPQILGQVKKAYADSHRGHGNASELERMFQKSFSVAKRVRTETDIGASAVSVAFAACTLARQIFESLSTVTVLLVGAGETIELVARHLREHKVQNMIIANRTRERAELLANEVGAEVIGLSEIDERLKDADIVISSTASPLPIIGKGMVERAMKARRNKPMLLVDIAVPRDVEPEVGEIANAYLYSVDDLQSIIQHNLAQRKAAAVQAETIVAQETSEFMAWLRAQSASETIRDYRSQSEQVRDELTAKALAALEQGGDPQTIMQDLAWKLTNRLIHAPTKSLQQAARDGDDDRLHILRNSLGLD; translated from the coding sequence ATGACCCTTTTAGCACTCGGCATCAACCACAAAACAGCACCTGTTGCGTTGCGAGAACGTATTGCGTTTTCGCCGGAAACGCTTGACCAGGCGCTGGAAAGCCTGTTGGCACAGCCGATGGTGCAGGGGGGCGTGGTGCTCTCAACCTGTAACCGCACCGAGCTTTATCTGAGCGTCGAAGAGCGGGAGAACTTACAGGAAGCGCTGGTGCGCTGGCTATGCGATTATCATCACCTGCGTGAAGATGAAGTACGCCAGAGCCTCTACTGGCACGAAGATAACGACGCCGTCAGCCATTTAATGCGCGTGGCGAGCGGGCTCGATTCGCTGGTGCTCGGCGAGCCGCAGATCCTCGGCCAGGTAAAAAAAGCCTATGCCGACTCCCATCGTGGTCACGGGAATGCCAGCGAGCTGGAACGCATGTTCCAGAAATCCTTCTCTGTCGCCAAGCGCGTGCGCACGGAAACCGATATCGGCGCCAGCGCCGTGTCGGTCGCTTTCGCTGCCTGTACCCTCGCGCGGCAGATCTTTGAATCCCTTTCGACGGTTACCGTGCTGCTGGTCGGCGCGGGCGAGACCATTGAGCTGGTGGCGCGCCATCTGCGTGAGCACAAAGTACAAAATATGATCATCGCCAACCGCACCCGCGAGCGTGCGGAGCTGCTGGCGAATGAGGTCGGGGCGGAAGTGATCGGCCTGAGCGAAATCGACGAGCGCCTGAAAGATGCCGATATCGTTATCAGTTCGACCGCCAGCCCGCTGCCGATTATTGGCAAAGGGATGGTCGAGCGGGCGATGAAGGCACGCCGCAATAAGCCGATGCTGCTGGTGGATATTGCCGTTCCGCGCGACGTTGAGCCGGAAGTGGGCGAAATTGCCAACGCCTATCTCTACAGCGTCGACGATCTGCAAAGCATCATTCAGCACAACCTGGCGCAGCGCAAAGCCGCGGCGGTGCAGGCGGAAACTATCGTCGCCCAGGAGACCAGCGAATTTATGGCCTGGCTGCGCGCGCAAAGCGCCAGCGAGACGATTCGGGACTATCGCAGCCAGTCAGAACAGGTTCGCGATGAGCTGACGGCAAAAGCGCTCGCTGCGCTGGAGCAGGGCGGCGATCCGCAGACCATTATGCAGGACCTGGCGTGGAAGCTGACCAACCGTTTAATCCATGCCCCAACCAAATCTCTTCAGCAGGCCGCCCGTGACGGGGATGACGATCGCCTGCATATTCTGCGCAACAGCCTCGGGCTGGATTAG
- the lolB gene encoding lipoprotein insertase outer membrane protein LolB, translated as MILSDFRLIRLLPLASLVLTACTLTAPKGPGKSPDAPQWRQHQQQVRDLHQYQTRGAFAYLSDEQKVYARFFWQQTGQDRYRLLLTNPLGSTELELKAQPGNVELVDNKGKHYTADDAEEMIGKLTGMPIPLNSLRQWILGLPGDATDYKLDDQYRLSQVNYSQDGKSWKVVYGGYDSKTQPALPSNMELSDGKQRIKLKMDNWIVK; from the coding sequence ATGATTCTGTCGGATTTCCGCCTCATTCGCCTGCTACCGCTGGCAAGCCTCGTGCTCACTGCTTGTACCCTGACCGCGCCGAAAGGACCGGGCAAAAGCCCCGATGCCCCGCAGTGGCGTCAGCATCAGCAGCAGGTGCGCGACTTACACCAGTATCAGACGCGCGGCGCGTTTGCCTATCTCTCTGATGAGCAAAAAGTTTATGCCCGCTTCTTCTGGCAGCAGACCGGCCAGGACCGCTATCGTTTACTGCTCACCAATCCGCTTGGCAGCACCGAGCTTGAGCTGAAGGCGCAGCCGGGCAACGTTGAGCTGGTGGATAATAAAGGTAAGCACTACACCGCCGACGACGCGGAGGAGATGATTGGCAAACTGACCGGCATGCCGATCCCGCTTAACAGCCTGCGTCAGTGGATCCTTGGCCTGCCGGGCGACGCCACCGATTACAAACTCGACGACCAGTATCGCCTCAGCCAGGTCAACTACAGCCAGGATGGCAAGAGCTGGAAAGTGGTATATGGCGGCTATGACAGCAAAACGCAGCCGGCCCTGCCTTCTAATATGGAGCTGAGCGACGGCAAGCAGCGCATCAAGTTAAAGATGGATAATTGGATCGTTAAATGA
- the ispE gene encoding 4-(cytidine 5'-diphospho)-2-C-methyl-D-erythritol kinase, protein MMTWPAPAKLNLFLYITGQREDGYHTLQTLFQFLDYGDTLTIEPRHDGKICLLTPIEGVPDEENLIVRAARLLMTRAAATERLPAGSGADIAIDKRLPMGGGLGGGSSNAATVLVALNHLWQCGLSVDELAQLGLTLGADVPVFVRGHAAFAEGVGELLTPVDPPEKWYLVAHPGVSIPTPLIFGDPALPRNTPVRSINTLLNCEFGNDCEVIARKRFREVDAALSWLLEYAPSRLTGTGACVFAEFDTESSARQVLEQAPEWLNGFVARGVNLSPLAQTIAGQAESQ, encoded by the coding sequence ATGATGACCTGGCCTGCTCCGGCAAAACTTAACCTCTTTTTATACATCACCGGCCAGCGTGAGGATGGTTACCACACGCTGCAGACGTTGTTCCAGTTTCTCGATTATGGCGACACATTGACCATCGAACCGCGTCATGACGGCAAAATCTGCCTGCTTACGCCGATTGAAGGTGTACCGGATGAGGAGAACCTGATCGTACGCGCGGCCCGTTTGCTGATGACACGCGCCGCCGCGACCGAGCGCCTGCCCGCCGGTAGCGGTGCGGATATCGCCATCGATAAACGTCTGCCGATGGGCGGCGGGCTGGGCGGCGGCTCGTCAAATGCGGCGACGGTGCTGGTGGCGCTTAACCATCTCTGGCAGTGCGGCCTGAGCGTGGATGAGCTGGCGCAGTTGGGTTTGACACTTGGTGCCGATGTGCCGGTGTTTGTGCGCGGCCATGCGGCGTTTGCTGAAGGAGTCGGCGAGCTACTCACACCGGTCGATCCACCCGAAAAATGGTACCTGGTTGCTCACCCCGGCGTCAGCATTCCGACGCCGCTCATCTTTGGCGATCCGGCGCTCCCGCGCAATACGCCTGTCAGGTCAATCAATACGTTACTGAATTGTGAATTCGGCAACGATTGCGAGGTTATCGCAAGAAAACGTTTTCGTGAGGTTGATGCGGCGCTTTCCTGGCTGTTAGAATACGCGCCGTCGCGCCTGACTGGCACAGGAGCCTGTGTCTTTGCCGAATTTGACACCGAATCCTCCGCTCGTCAGGTGCTTGAGCAAGCCCCGGAATGGCTGAACGGTTTTGTCGCGCGAGGCGTCAACCTCTCGCCGCTAGCACAAACCATCGCCGGGCAAGCTGAGTCACAGTGA